DNA sequence from the Rhizobium lusitanum genome:
TCGACAGGCTCAGGATGAGGGTGGAGCGCCCAAGATTGAGCCACAAAAGATCAGCCCTCATGGTGAGGAGGCCCACAGGGCCGTCTCGAACCACGAGGGCGGGTGATTCGCCTGCAAACAAAAAAACCGGCCGAATCACCGGCCGGCTTTAGGAAAAGCAGCGTGGTTTGCTGCTTAATCGCTGAACGTGTCGAAGAAATCCTTCATCCGGGCGAAGAAGCCGGTTGATTCGGGATTGTTGTCCTTCGAGGAGATCTGTTCGAATTCCTGCAGCAGCTCGCGCTGGCGCTTTGTCAGCTTCTGCGGGGTTTCGATCTGGATCTGGATGTAGAGATCGCCGATCTGGCTGGAGCGCAGCACCGGCATGCCCTTGGCCTTCAGGCGGAATTGCTTGCCGACCTGCGTGCCTTCGGGAACGGTGACGCGCGATTTTGTGCCGTCGAGCGTGGCGACATCGAAGGTGCCGCCAAGTGCCGCCGTCGTCATCGAGATCGGCACCGCGCAATAAAGATCGGCGCCGTCGCGCTGGAAGAACTCATGCGGCTTGACGGAGAGGAAGATGTAGAGATCGCCCGATGGTCCGCCGCGCGTGCCGGCTTCGCCTTCGCCCTGCAGGCGGATGCGCGTGCCGTCCTCGATGCCCGAGGGGATGTTGACCGAGAGCGAGCGCTCTTCGGTAATGCGACCCTGGCCATGGCACTTGCCGCAGGGATCGGGAATGGTCTGGCCGCGACCGTGGCAGGTCGGACAGGTGCGTTCGACCGAGAAGAAGCCTTGCGCGGCACGCACGCGACCCGAGCCCTGGCAGGTGCCGCAGGTCTTCGGCTGCGTGCCCGGCTTGGCGCCGGAGCCGGAGCAGACGTCGCAGGTGATCGAGGTCGGGACACGGATCTGCGCCGTCTTGCCGGTAAAGGCTTCCTCAAGCGAGATTTCCATGTTGTAGCGAAGATCGGCGCCGCGTTCGCGACCGCCGGAGGAGCGCGCGCGGCCGCGGCCGCCACCCATCATCTCGCCGAAAATGTCCTCGAAGATGTCGGAGAAACCGCCACCGCCGCCGCCGCCAAAACCGCCGCCGCCCATGCCGCCATGCTCGAAAGCGGCGTGGCCGTAACGATCATAGGCCGCACGCTTGTTCGGGTCCTTGAGCGTTTCGTAGGCTTCGTTGATCTCCTTGAACTTGCGTTCGGAGTCATTGTCATCAGGGTTTTTATCCGGATGAAATTGCATTGCCAGCTTGCGAAAAGCGCTCTTGAGCTCCTTTTCGTCTGCTGTCCTGGAGACGCCCAATGTCTCGTAATAGTCCGCTTTTGCCATTAAGGATTAGACCCCGGAAATGGATTTCCGGCTGCCCAAAGGCAGCCGGAGCTAAGTTTCCGCAAAACCATTTAAGGTTCGCGCTTATGCAGACCGCTTGCGGTCGTCCTCGTCCTTGATTTCCTCGTAGTCGGCATCGACGACGTCGTCGTGATGGCCGCCTGCCGAGGCATCAGCGGAAGGAGCTTCCGACTGCTGGGCTTCATAGATAGCCTGGCCGAGCTTCATGGAGACTTCCATGAGCGTCTGGGTCTTAGCCTTGATGTCTTCGGCATCCGGATCGGATGCTTCGGTTGCCGTCTTCAGTGCCGTGATAGCCTCGGAGATCGCGTTGCGATCAGCTTCGGTTACCTTGTCGCCAAAGTCCTTCAGCGACTTCTCGCTGGAGTGAATCAGGCTTTCGGCCTGGTTCTTGGCTTCCACGCCTTCGCGGCGCTTCTTGTCTTCGGCAGCGTG
Encoded proteins:
- the dnaJ gene encoding molecular chaperone DnaJ; translated protein: MAKADYYETLGVSRTADEKELKSAFRKLAMQFHPDKNPDDNDSERKFKEINEAYETLKDPNKRAAYDRYGHAAFEHGGMGGGGFGGGGGGGFSDIFEDIFGEMMGGGRGRARSSGGRERGADLRYNMEISLEEAFTGKTAQIRVPTSITCDVCSGSGAKPGTQPKTCGTCQGSGRVRAAQGFFSVERTCPTCHGRGQTIPDPCGKCHGQGRITEERSLSVNIPSGIEDGTRIRLQGEGEAGTRGGPSGDLYIFLSVKPHEFFQRDGADLYCAVPISMTTAALGGTFDVATLDGTKSRVTVPEGTQVGKQFRLKAKGMPVLRSSQIGDLYIQIQIETPQKLTKRQRELLQEFEQISSKDNNPESTGFFARMKDFFDTFSD